In Melospiza georgiana isolate bMelGeo1 chromosome 20, bMelGeo1.pri, whole genome shotgun sequence, the sequence gtgtcccctccctgggcatGCTGCAGAAAGCTCTGTGCCCCCTCTGGGGACAGCACGGGCAGAGAGAAGCTCATTCTGGGGGAAACAATTCCAGGGCACAGGTGGTACAAACAGAAAAGCTTAACAAGAACCAGACTGACACTGAAGAGCCACAGCCTGATCTCCAAATCATCCCTCAGAGAATTCAAGTCTGGCCACTTGGATACACAGAAAAGTGGCTAAAAGGTGACAGCAAGATCAGGCCAAGCAGCTTCTGTTCCAAAGAAAGACACAGCAAGAGGTATATGAGGTGACCAGTGCCACCACACAGCCACTCCTCACTCCAGCCTGTCCTTGTGATGGTAACAGTTCCAGCCCCTTCCAGAAAAACCAACGGCAGCAGTGGCAGTGTCACCCTGAGCTCCTCCAAGGGTGCAACCTCCCCCATCAACCACCACCTCCAGCTTTTAACAGCTCCAGTTCTCTCTGACCAACACTCAGATTTCCTCTCAgttccagcagcagtgggaagggatTGTCCATTTTCTCTGTCCAACACTAACATTcctcccagctctccagggatggggagggtgAGGTTTCCCCTCCATGGTAGCCTGGAGGGCACAGCAAAGTTTTACCTTTGTGACAGGTGCAGAGAGGGCACAGGAGGCTCTGTCACAGACAGAATCCCTTCAAAGACCAGACTGGGGAAGGAAGCACTTTAGCACTTTTCCTGTCCCTCAGCAGGAGGTGGCTAGAACTTTTCCATGAAAAGAACTTTGCCTCTCTCACCCAGATGTGAATTTGCTACAGAAAGCAGCTACATAGGAACCTAAGCCTGCTTTTAACTCAGTTCCTTTTATTCTCTAGTTGCACTGTCCAGAGCAAACAAGATGTCCAAATAAACACTTGGCATCAGCCCAGGAGGGCTCTCAGGAGGTGCAGCTCAAGCCCTGGTAGCAGCAGTTGTGATTTCCTTACAGAGtgtgggctctgggcagggacagcagcaccagcaccacgGAGCACCAGGTACACAGGGATGATGGCCTCACCCTCTAAGGCTCAGGGGCTAAAAAATCATTCCAAGATCAGTTTTcctcacacagctgctgccacaagTCACCAGCAGCAtcttcaggggaaaaaacccttcctgtgtgtgcccagagGCTTTATCCAGCAGGGTTCCCTGTTCTCATGGCCTTTCCCAGACACCAGTCCCAGCCTGACAGCACTGCCTGTTCTCAGTgtccttcccaaattcccacTGTCTTCCCTTCCAGCCAGTTCCAGGCACAAACTGGGCAATCTGGGCAGAGGGAAGACTCCAGCTTTCACCACcacctccagctctgcacaagCTTTTTAACATCCAGGTGCTaaagcagggctgctccccaaGCCTGGCCTGGCAGGAGCGTGGTTCTGCCCCctcacagcctgggcacagcccacaGCACTGACTGAGTTCCCTCACTGCACTGAGATCCTGCACATCCAGCATGGGCACACTGTGATTACCCAGACAAAGAGGAGCCATCTGGGTCAGGAATAGTTTTTGATTGGCCCACACTGCTCCAAATTTCACCTGAGAAGACGCTGAAAGCTGTTGTAGTCCtgtattttccttctcctcttccccagaTCTCTCCTTTACAGGAATGTGGTTGTTTTCCCTCTTCACCTCCAGCCAGGAATACCCTCCAGCCATTTTCACTTTAGTGTCATGAAATCATTATTTAGCTCTTGCCTCATTCACAGAACCAGTTCTAGTAACCCAAAGCTTGGCCCTAGTTCCATCCAGGTGCAGCTCCACATGAAGTACCTGTGGCTTCAATGCTTTATTGGGAATCTTTCTGCCCTGTAAATACAGAACCATTCAAGGGAAAGCAGCCCAACTCAAGTGTTCTCCCTGGGGGCTGAGTAAAGCTGCTGGATACACCAGATTAACAACACTCATCATCTCTGGTGGGCTTGGAGGGCAATTTCATCCAATCCCTGAAGCACACAGCTCACATCCTTGGGTCAAAGTCCTCCCTTGCCAGGACACACCTGAATGTGTCTGATGTGCAGCACCAAATCTTCCTCAGAGGCTGAGTCCTACAGCAAAAGGTGTCATTGGCCCCAAAAGCCACAATGCCAGGGCAATCTCCTCCCCTGGCATTATGTacacattgaaaaaaaaaaaatcgaaaTTAAAACAGCCATTCACACATTATTGGCAACTGATCTTTTCCTACTGTTCATTAAACCCTCACTGATGAGCatttacaatttaaaaataaaatggttttgttttccttttaaaataatttctacagTTCTGTCAGCCAACTAATTTCAATCACAGCATAATCTAAGAATAAAGCAAATCCTGGCCAGGAATGGCTGCCATGGACTCTCAGGAGTCAAGgggagcagcgtgtcccagctCCTCACATCCCTGCACCCCTCCAGGAACCTGTAGTGAACTCCAGTTGATTTTCTTTATCATGATTCTCTTGGCAGCTTAGGAATGCTCCAGTCCTCGTGTGGCTGcactggcagggagcagaggggtgGAGAGGCACCCCCAGTGCTAGTGGCAGTGCTCTGTGATGTCCACCACCACTGCCTTCTTCCAGCTGAAGAAGAAGTACCCGGTGCCCGCTCCGGCGGCCACGGCGATGCACAGGTACCCGTTGTAGGTCATGAAGATGAGCATGAGGAAGTAGCTGACCACCACCTGGATGATGTGCAGCACAGTCTGCAGCAGGTGGGGCAAGCTCagcatctgctgcctgggaacacaaacccaaacaagtcagcaaaagGAACAGGTGGGAAATGCTCATCCCCAAAGAGAAAGCGGCCAGGGCAGCAAGGAGGGTGTGGGGTGGCACAGAAGGTGAcaccagcctgggcagggactcctggcacctggagctgtgGTTTTGCATGCAGCTTGCTGGGAGGACACACTTTTAGCTGAGAAACAGAGTTTGCCAAGCTTCTTTTACTCCCCCACCCCATTCAACAGCTGACTGGCTCCTGTGCTGCACACAACTACCTGTCAACAAAAGGACTCTGAGTGTTTTCTGTCAGAGTCACTGGATGTAACATCCAAACTTCCTCAGAACACCCCCAGATGTGTTCATTACAAAAACCCCAAGCCCATCTGGctccttgctgctttcctcctttttcccccatCCTTGAGggtgcccaggtgtcccccaTCCTCCAGAGCCACGCAGCACCCCAGTGTGGAGccaggatgctctccagagatCAAAACTGGCTGCACAAAGTTCCTTCTGTGCCAGttccagctgcagagccctgctttAGGATGAAGTGCAGCCCTTACCCCACAGTTTTGTGTGTCTCCATCAGGATGGTGCCATTGGGGCCGGGCACTGGCATGGAGTTGTAGCGGATGCTGACTTGGGATTTCCGGAGCAGACACTCCCGGGCGATCTTCAGCCCTTCATAAAACATGGCCAGGAAGAAGACAGCCACAAAAGCACCAGCCATTTCTGACAAGAGAGGAAACACCATTGTCTCTGGGCAGGAGAatggcagcagagccactgTGTGATTGAACTGTGCTGCACAGGCCACGGCCAGGCCCCGTGTGCATGCACAGAcaggagggaaatgggaatttcaTCCACACTCTCACTGCAAAAGCAGCAATCACTTTTGCTAATAAAACCAAATTCTTGAACTctaaaaatttttctttcaccCCACAGATGTCATTTAGACCAGATTCAACACAGCATGTCCACAGACTTTTAGCAGGAGTAACAAATTCCTGAAACATGGATCCTGCAAACCTTCTGTTTGGACTGCACAAGACAGTGTTACTAACCTCCAGGAGAATTGATTGTAAGTCCAGAGAACAGCAATGGCACATTCTCACAGCTGAAGTGGAAAGTCATGGCCTGCCCAAAACACAAAGAACACCAAGATGAGCCTGAAGAGCTCATCCCAAGGAGCTCAAGCAAGGTGTGGCAATGGGGTTTGTATCAGAACAACAACtcagatttgtttgtttggtcAGCACCTAAACTCCAAGGAACTCTGCAGCAGATCTGGTGTATCACACCTAAACTCCAAGGAACTCTGCAGCAGATCTGGTGTAACACACACAAGTGAGGCAGGGATGAGATGCTCCAGGCCCCAgttccagctcctcaggcagccctgggcaggaggcCCTGTCCTTCACAGGACTCCAGGGAAGTGCCTTCTCCTTGCCTTTGGAGCCCCTTTTCCCACAGCatcagcagggctcagggactGGGGATGTCCCCATGGAGCTCCTCCTTGgctccccatcccctcaggAACTGGGTACAGGGCACTTTTCCCTCCCCACTTGGACCTTGTCTGGATGATACAGGTGAGGTTGCACAGGTGAGTCCTCTGGTCCCCTCCTGCACTGTGCCAGTTGTTGTCTCCCCATGGAATTCCCAATATCCTGAGGCAAACAGAGGCCTAAGCAGCTACACAGGGAGCTAAAGCCACTTCACAGCTACCCTGGGTGAAAACAAGGGCTCCTGAGCCTGCACAGTGAATGCtgtgggaaggggaaagagcaaagatccccagagcagctggaggtgaTACAAACTAGGTAAAAACAGCTTGGCATGTCTtgggcacagctgcacacagggtTTTCACATGGGAAGTCCTGACCAAGCAAGAGGAACTTCTCTTTGAACTTCCCTCGTTGCTTAATTAAGGTTATTTGCTGAAGCTCAGAATTATGATTCATTTCAGCATCTATAAGAATCAGCTCATTTTCCCCAGAGCAGAATTTACTGTAAAACACCTTTTAGAGAGTACTTTCATCTCTTCAATGAATTTAacatatttacatttaaaacaaaacccacataAAGCAAAGAACTTCAGGTGAACCTGAGCCTGTTACCTGGTACCAGTGAGGATTGGGAAAACACACATTAAATGTGCTCAGTCTGTTATCTAAGATGCTCCACCTATGTACTGCCTTGCCTGACAGATTTATTTGCAATATGAATTCAAAATCTGGTGCAATTACTCACAGTTttcagctgcagggcagggcagggtcctGTAACTATCCAGTGAACACTTGACATTTGTAAAGAAATGACATTTACATGGAAAGTAATGGCCCAGGGATGCCAAAACTGAGCTGAGATGATGGGAAGAGCTCACAAGGAgagcagtggca encodes:
- the SLC31A1 gene encoding high affinity copper uptake protein 1 is translated as MSHHMNSSTLPTSHPPEHQHPTSTASGHGGHDMMMMAMTFHFSCENVPLLFSGLTINSPGEMAGAFVAVFFLAMFYEGLKIARECLLRKSQVSIRYNSMPVPGPNGTILMETHKTVGQQMLSLPHLLQTVLHIIQVVVSYFLMLIFMTYNGYLCIAVAAGAGTGYFFFSWKKAVVVDITEHCH